The proteins below come from a single Aegilops tauschii subsp. strangulata cultivar AL8/78 chromosome 6, Aet v6.0, whole genome shotgun sequence genomic window:
- the LOC109737509 gene encoding uncharacterized protein, translating into MAFQSQACSLPIHTAPSPNAKPLDDDDLRLRRRRRRCRCICALVTLGVLLLLGVTLLVLFLTVLRVRDPSTRVLSARFVGPVPSLAQPNFTVQLTAAVHNPNRVSFSYASGTAELWYRGTHVGDAQVGPGCIPGRGDETVQLDMTVLTASFTKDMAQLIKDIEAGTLPLDASARIQGRVAIFGVFKLSVVAYSDCHVVVGFPNMDIRSQECHDHAKL; encoded by the coding sequence ATGGCCTTCCAGTCCCAGGCGTGCAGCCTCCCGATCCACACCGCGCCCTCCCCCAACGCCAAGCCCCTGGACGACGACGACCTCCGCCTGCGcagacgccgccgccgctgccgttgcATCTGCGCCCTGGTCACCCTCGGCGTGCTCCTGCTGCTGGGCGTGACCCTCCTGGTCCTCTTCCTCACCGTGCTCCGCGTGCGCGACCCCAGCACGCGCGTGCTCTCCGCGCGCTTCGTCGGCCCCGTCCCCAGCCTCGCCCAGCCCAACTTCACGGTGCAGCTCACCGCGGCCGTGCACAACCCCAACCGGGTCTCCTTCTCCTACGCCTCCGGCACCGCCGAGCTCTGGTACCGGGGCACCCACGTCGGGGACGCCCAGGTCGGCCCCGGCTGCATCCCTGGCAGGGGGGACGAGACCGTGCAGCTGGACATGACGGTGCTCACCGCCAGCTTCACCAAGGACATGGCGCAGCTGATCAAGGACATCGAGGCTGGGACGCTGCCGCTGGACGCGAGCGCGAGGATCCAGGGGAGGGTGGCCATCTTCGGCGTGTTCAAGCTCAGCGTCGTGGCCTACTCCGACTGCCACGTCGTCGTCGGATTCCCGAACATGGACATCCGAAGCCAGGAGTGCCACGACCACGCTAAGCTCTGA
- the LOC109737508 gene encoding glyoxylate/succinic semialdehyde reductase 1: MEVGFLGLGIMGKAMAANLLRHGFRVTVWNRTLSKCDELVAMGAAVGDTPASVVAKCKYTIAMLSDPSAALSVVFDKDGVLEQIGEGKGYVDMSTVDAATSCKISEAVKQKGGAFVEAPVSGSKKPAEDGQLVILAAGDKALYDDMVPAFDVLGKKSFFLGEMGNGAKMKLVVNMIMGSMMNAFSEGLCLADKSGLSPQTLLDVLDLGAIANPMFKMKGPSMLQGSYNPAFPLKHQQKDMRLALSLGDENAVSMPVAAASNEAFKKARSLGLGDLDFSVVHEVLKGTGGSG, encoded by the exons ATGGAGGTGGGCTTCCTGGGGCTGGGCATCATGGGCAAGGCAATGGCGGCCAACCTCCTCCGCCACGGCTTCCGCGTCACCGTCTGGAACCGGACCCTCTCCAAG TGCGACGAGCTCGTCGCGATGGGTGCCGCCGTCGGGGACACTCCGGCGTCCGTCGTCGCCAAGTGCAAGTACACCATCGCCATGCTCTCCGATCCCAGCGCCGCCCTATCT GTGGTTTTCGACAAGGATGGTGTGCTCGAGCAAATCGGAGAGGGCAAGGGCTACGTGGACATGTCCACTGTCGATGCTGCAACTTCTTGCAAGATAAGCGAG GCGGTTAAACAAAAGGGCGGAGCTTTTGTTGAAGCTCCAGTTTCAGGGAGCAAGAAGCCAGCTGAAGATGGCCAATTGGTCATTCTTGCTGCAGGCGACAAG GCACTATATGATGATATGGTCCCTGCATTTGATGTACTTGGGAAGAAGTCGTTCTTTCTGGGGGAGATGGGAAATGGAGCAAAGATGAAACTGGTGGTCAACATGATCATGGGAAG TATGATGAATGCTTTTTCTGAGGGACTCTGTTTGGCTGACAAAAGTGGGTTGAGCCCCCAGACGCTTCTTGATGTCCTG GATCTCGGTGCAATCGCAAATCCGATGTTCAAGATGAAAGGGCCTTCAATGCTGCAGGGCAGCTACAATCCAGCGTTTCCCCTCAAACATCAGCAGAAGGATATGAGGTTGGCTCTGTCGTTGGGAGATGAAAATGCCGTGTCCATGCCAGTGGCAGCTGCTTCCAATGAG GCATTCAAGAAAGCAAGAAGCTTGGGACTTGGCGACCTGGATTTTTCTGTGGTGCACGAGGTGCTGAAAGGCACAGGTGGTTCAGGCTAA